One part of the Mycobacterium marinum genome encodes these proteins:
- the ripD gene encoding NlpC/P60 family peptidoglycan-binding protein RipD — translation MKRIYAFAIGLVMMAAPMAAAPGIAAADPSVRPVDYQQATDVVVARGLSQRGVPFSWAGGGITGPSRGKGTGIYTVGFDASGLIQYAYAGAGIKLPRSSGEMYKVGQKVLPQQARKADLLFYGPEGTQSVAMYLGNGQMLEVGDVVQVSPVRTTDMMPYLVRILGASQAPLQQTPLPQTPLRQAPLQQVPTQQVPTQQAPLQQAPAQQLPTQQAPLQAPTRQAPTQQVPLQQLPTQQSPVQQAPTQLVPLQPAPATTAR, via the coding sequence ATGAAACGCATCTACGCCTTCGCGATCGGTTTGGTGATGATGGCGGCCCCGATGGCGGCCGCCCCGGGCATCGCGGCCGCCGACCCCAGTGTCCGGCCGGTGGACTACCAGCAGGCAACCGACGTCGTGGTCGCGCGCGGACTTTCGCAGCGCGGCGTGCCGTTCTCCTGGGCCGGCGGCGGTATCACGGGTCCGTCCCGCGGCAAGGGGACGGGCATCTACACCGTCGGATTCGACGCGTCGGGGTTGATCCAATACGCCTACGCCGGCGCTGGGATCAAGCTGCCGCGCTCCTCCGGTGAGATGTACAAAGTCGGCCAGAAGGTCCTGCCGCAGCAGGCCCGCAAGGCCGACCTGCTCTTCTACGGCCCCGAGGGCACCCAGAGCGTGGCGATGTACCTCGGAAACGGGCAGATGTTGGAGGTGGGCGACGTCGTGCAGGTCTCGCCGGTACGCACCACCGACATGATGCCTTACCTGGTCCGGATCCTCGGCGCTTCGCAAGCGCCGTTGCAGCAGACACCGCTGCCGCAGACCCCGCTTCGACAGGCACCGCTGCAGCAGGTGCCGACTCAGCAGGTGCCGACTCAGCAGGCACCGCTGCAACAGGCACCCGCCCAACAGTTGCCGACTCAGCAGGCACCGCTGCAGGCACCGACCCGCCAGGCGCCGACCCAACAAGTCCCCCTACAACAGCTGCCGACCCAGCAATCCCCAGTTCAGCAGGCACCGACACAGTTGGTGCCGCTGCAGCCGGCTCCGGCCACCACCGCGCGGTAA
- a CDS encoding adenosylmethionine--8-amino-7-oxononanoate transaminase, whose product MSAADTSRGGLTPEQIGAIDAAHVWHPYSTIGTTAAPNLVVVSARGAWLTLIHDGQPIEVLDAMSSWWTSVHGHGHPVLDAAVSAQVGTMSHVMFGGLTHEPAARLAKLLVDITPAGLETVFFSDSGSVAVEVAVKMALQYWRSRGRPGKHRLMTWRGGYHGDTFTPMSVCDPEGGMHSLWTDILARQVFAPHVPHDYDPAYSAAFEAQLAQHAAELAAVVVEPVVQGAGGMRFHDPRYLADLRDFCRRHEVLLIFDEIATGFGRTGELFAADHAGVSPDIMCVGKALTGGYLSLAATLCTTDIAHTISAGAAGALMHGPTFMANPLACAVSVASVELLLEQDWRGTVAGIASGLTTGLEPARALPGVTDVRVRGAIGVIECDRPVNLSVATPVALEHGVWLRPFRNLVYAMPPYICAPDEIAQISSAMVEVARLVG is encoded by the coding sequence ATGTCTGCCGCCGACACATCGAGGGGCGGTTTGACGCCCGAGCAAATCGGTGCGATCGATGCCGCCCACGTGTGGCACCCCTACAGCACCATTGGCACCACGGCCGCACCCAACCTGGTAGTGGTCTCGGCTCGCGGCGCCTGGCTGACCTTGATCCACGATGGCCAGCCGATCGAGGTGCTCGACGCGATGAGCTCCTGGTGGACCTCGGTCCACGGGCATGGGCACCCAGTGCTGGACGCGGCCGTGAGCGCCCAGGTGGGCACGATGAGCCACGTCATGTTCGGTGGGTTGACCCACGAACCGGCGGCCAGGCTGGCCAAACTGCTCGTCGATATCACCCCGGCCGGTTTGGAAACGGTCTTTTTCAGCGACTCCGGATCGGTGGCGGTGGAAGTCGCGGTGAAGATGGCGTTGCAGTATTGGCGCAGTCGTGGCCGGCCGGGAAAGCACCGCCTGATGACCTGGCGCGGCGGCTACCACGGCGACACTTTCACGCCGATGAGCGTCTGCGACCCCGAGGGCGGGATGCACTCGCTATGGACCGACATCCTGGCCCGGCAAGTGTTCGCGCCGCACGTGCCACACGATTACGACCCCGCCTACAGCGCGGCGTTCGAAGCGCAACTGGCACAGCATGCCGCCGAATTGGCGGCCGTCGTCGTCGAACCGGTGGTGCAAGGAGCGGGCGGGATGCGCTTCCACGACCCGCGCTATCTGGCTGACCTGCGAGATTTCTGTCGGCGCCATGAGGTGCTCTTGATCTTCGACGAGATCGCCACCGGCTTCGGCCGCACCGGCGAACTCTTCGCTGCCGACCATGCCGGGGTGAGCCCGGACATCATGTGCGTCGGCAAGGCGCTCACCGGTGGTTATCTCAGTCTGGCCGCCACGTTGTGCACGACGGACATCGCGCACACCATCAGCGCCGGTGCGGCCGGCGCGCTGATGCACGGACCGACCTTCATGGCGAATCCGCTGGCCTGCGCGGTGTCGGTGGCCAGCGTCGAGCTGCTGCTCGAACAGGACTGGCGAGGCACGGTCGCCGGGATCGCTTCCGGTTTGACCACCGGACTCGAACCCGCTCGGGCATTGCCAGGGGTGACCGACGTGCGGGTACGCGGCGCGATCGGCGTGATCGAATGCGACCGACCGGTCAATTTGTCTGTCGCCACCCCAGTTGCCCTAGAGCACGGTGTCTGGCTGCGTCCGTTTCGCAACCTGGTCTACGCGATGCCGCCATACATCTGCGCCCCGGATGAGATCGCGCAGATCAGCTCCGCGATGGTCGAGGTCGCGCGTCTCGTAGGCTGA